Below is a genomic region from Hylemonella gracilis.
GGCAGCCTGTCGAGCTGATGAAATTCGTTGAGACGGTGGAGCAAGCGGTCGGTCGTCCGGCCCTGCGGAACATGCTGCCCATGCAGCAAGGTGATGTTCCGCGTACTTATGCAGCACCTGAATTGCTCGAAGCTTTGACAGAGTTTCGTCCGGACATTCCGGTTGCTGTAGGCGTTCAGAAGTTCGTCGAGTGGTATACGTCGTACCTCGCCGAAGTAGAAATCAGATAGGCGACCGAATGCGGGAAGGCTTTACCGTTGTAACCACTTTTCGATACGTCCCAGAATGCCTCTTCGCTTGGGCTGTTTGATCGGGAAGGCTGCGGCCGATGCCTTGGCCAGCTTTTTCAGATCAAGCGCAGCAACAGTGCTTTCATAGGAACCGCGTGGCGCGACGAGAACCCAAAAACCTTGTCGCACCGGTTGGAGATAGAGAATCTCGAATCGCGCAGTCAGGCGCTGCAGCCACCAACTGGGCGCCTCTTGGATGATGTGGGCGTTGCGCCCGTCACTCAATATTTTCTTTGCGGGACCTGTGTGAATCGAGAAGAGCCCATAGCTCTTGGTGATACCTGCAAGGTCGTCGAGCACACCATCTAGCAGATGCGGCTCGATGTGTTCCAACACATCGATGCAGCACACGAGGTCTGCGGGGTGCGGCGAACCATATTCGGGAAACACGGGATCATAGGGGTGATAACGGACGGCACCGTGTCCCATGGTGTCCAACTTGTGCTTCAGCGCACGCTTGCCCGCGCCGTAATCAGCCAGCGACTGCACGCCGCTCAGCTTGATCAACTGGCTAACCAGCGGCGCATACATGACCGACGCCACACCATACCGCCGGCTTTTATGCAGTTTCTGCTGCTCTGCCAGATAGGTTGCAGAAATAGTGGTGAGTGGTGGTGTGGGCTGGGTCATTGGGAATCTCCTTAACTTGGCATGCTAACGCATAGGCTGGGCCACTTCGGCCCGTCTCGCCATGACCAATTGCGCCGCCAGGACGCAGACGAGCAGGGCGTAAGTCATGCCATTGAACGCAGACTTGTATATCACCACGCTGACAAGTCCAAACGCAAACACGGAGCCAATCGTCAGTATTCCAGCTGCTGCGTGGGCGCGCTGATGAGCGTCTCCGATCGAAATTGCATGCCGCAAGCAACGGATGAAGAAAACCAATGGTCCGAGAATTATCCCGAGATAAGCCAGCAATCCTACGCTCCCGCGTGTGGCCATCGTGTGCAAGATGTCTGAATGAGCATGGCTCCATGGATGGAAAGCCGGGATGTCACCCTGAACGATCATGCGTTTGAGTTCGGGTTGGTACTCGGTAATTCCTATACCTATGAACGGATGTCGTAAGAACATCTGCCAAGCCGCTTCCCACATGCCGAAGCGTGCACCAATCGAAGTATCGAAATTTTCCTTTTTGACCTGCTGGATGTCATATACCATTTCAGTTAAACGTAACTTTTGCTGCAAGGTATGAGAGTTCAACAAGAGTACGCCACTGAGTATTGTCCCCACCAGTCCGAGAACCAGCATCCAGCGGTGAAAGCGGTCTTTGCGAAATGTCAGCAGTAAGCCAATAAGTAGTGGCAGTGGCAACAAGGACGAGCGCGAGCCCGATGCCATGCTGGCAAACATTGCCAGCATGGCAAGTGCGAGCAGACAGACACGCCATCGAGCGCGCATTTGCGTGGACAGTGCACTGAAAAGAATCAAGAGCATGGCAGCTATCATGCTCCAATTGCCGAAGCGAATCGGAGAGCCGCTGAGTTCACCCGCGCGTGCCAGTCCCTGGATGGCGGTGTCATGTACACCATGCCAAGTGGCAAGCAATGCTGCGACAACAAGCCCCCAAAGCAGGCTATTGGGACTTGCATGGGTGACAGTTGCTAGAACGAGCACGCTCAAAACCAAAATTAAAACGTACTGCCAGTAGTTGTAGATATAGGCCTTCTCCAAAGGCACGGGAGAACTTAGGAAGAACAATCCCGACATCAGCCCCCAAAGCAGAAATGGCCAGGCAATCCAACGCAAATCTGGTTGCTTGGCGTGCAAGAAGATAGAGCGTATGCCGGATCGTGTTTCCGCATGGGCCCACACGGTGATGAAAGCAAACAAGGCAACCCAGGATGTGCCAACCATTTTTTGGCTCTGAAGAAACAGAGCCCCAAATACGCCGAATGTCAGAGTATTTAGAAGCAGACGCCTCCATGCATCAAGTAGATTGGACGATGGCGAGGACATAGGTGATAGGGCTTGATCTGACATTTTCAACGCGCCATCGCATCGAGGTATGGCTTAAGCACTTTGCTCACAAGGAAACGCCCTCCACTGTATCGCGAAAGATGGTCTTCATCTCGGTACAAACTTGCCCCCTCTTCATTGAAAAGCAAGCATTCGTCAATAGGACAAAATGCATCGATGCTGGGAATGATGGTTACACCATGCAACTGACTCAACGCAGCCAAGTAATCCTTTTGCCGGGTAAGCACTTGAGCTTTTAGTAAGCGTGGCGAGGCCGATGTGCCTTGCATTAGGTGTAAGACAGCGCGCAATGG
It encodes:
- a CDS encoding O-antigen ligase family protein, encoding MVGTSWVALFAFITVWAHAETRSGIRSIFLHAKQPDLRWIAWPFLLWGLMSGLFFLSSPVPLEKAYIYNYWQYVLILVLSVLVLATVTHASPNSLLWGLVVAALLATWHGVHDTAIQGLARAGELSGSPIRFGNWSMIAAMLLILFSALSTQMRARWRVCLLALAMLAMFASMASGSRSSLLPLPLLIGLLLTFRKDRFHRWMLVLGLVGTILSGVLLLNSHTLQQKLRLTEMVYDIQQVKKENFDTSIGARFGMWEAAWQMFLRHPFIGIGITEYQPELKRMIVQGDIPAFHPWSHAHSDILHTMATRGSVGLLAYLGIILGPLVFFIRCLRHAISIGDAHQRAHAAAGILTIGSVFAFGLVSVVIYKSAFNGMTYALLVCVLAAQLVMARRAEVAQPMR